A window of the Polaribacter batillariae genome harbors these coding sequences:
- a CDS encoding RNA polymerase sigma factor, with protein MKLKELIQGCCQQKLAAQSEVYQLYADKLFPLCLKYSRNYQDAEDTLQDSFLTIFDKIKQYNGKGSFEGWLKRITINTALLKYRKKSPLQIVKELPETQEETEIDLENNCFNVDVLLGFIQKLPDRYRLVFNLYVLDNYSHKEIAKLLAISEGTSKSNLSRARKILKEQLKIHQQQEQKA; from the coding sequence TGCTGCCAGCAAAAGTTGGCAGCACAATCTGAAGTTTATCAATTATATGCTGATAAGCTTTTTCCTCTTTGTTTAAAATATTCTAGAAATTACCAAGATGCAGAAGACACTTTACAAGATAGTTTTTTAACCATTTTCGATAAAATTAAACAATACAATGGCAAAGGTTCTTTTGAAGGTTGGTTAAAAAGAATTACCATAAATACAGCACTACTAAAATATAGAAAAAAATCTCCTTTACAAATTGTAAAAGAGCTTCCAGAAACACAGGAAGAAACAGAAATAGACCTAGAAAACAACTGTTTTAATGTAGATGTATTGCTGGGTTTTATTCAAAAATTACCAGATCGATATCGTTTGGTTTTTAATTTGTATGTATTAGATAATTATTCGCACAAAGAAATTGCAAAACTTTTAGCCATTTCTGAAGGCACTTCTAAATCGAATTTATCTAGAGCTCGAAAAATTTTAAAAGAACAGTTAAAAATTCATCAACAACAAGAACAAAAAGCATAA